In the genome of Sulfuricurvum sp., one region contains:
- a CDS encoding aldolase/citrate lyase family protein, with amino-acid sequence MLLKNIQKLTDLLESGNLQGLKELVVPQFRQINRSQSFRSAMMLSTHNLKHLSKIPSLSSECLMLNLEDGVSPEQKPYALVLCAMVLASNPVSEKKLVVRVNPLDEGGVEEILYLNPFMPDAIRVPKIRSLEDVHRILTLVDDGIEIHLSIETKEAWLALSKLSFDPRIKAFYLGILDLFADLGFSQTLLLPENPTVQYLLSHFLITTRACGVKAVSFVYQDYKNSEGLRNWLELEKMMGFDAKGCIAPAQVELIHEVFGYSEHEIARCHEIVMLFEEHAARGITGFTDVQYGFIDEPIYKGALAVLASR; translated from the coding sequence GTGCTGCTCAAAAACATCCAAAAACTCACTGATCTCTTAGAATCCGGCAATTTGCAAGGACTAAAGGAACTGGTCGTTCCTCAATTTCGGCAGATAAACCGCTCGCAGTCATTTCGCTCTGCAATGATGCTCTCCACTCATAACCTCAAACATCTCTCCAAAATCCCCTCGCTCAGCAGCGAATGTTTAATGCTCAATCTCGAAGACGGAGTAAGTCCTGAGCAAAAGCCGTATGCGTTGGTTTTGTGCGCGATGGTTTTAGCCTCTAATCCGGTATCCGAAAAAAAACTGGTAGTGCGGGTCAATCCGCTCGATGAGGGGGGAGTCGAAGAGATTCTATATCTCAATCCCTTTATGCCTGATGCGATCCGTGTACCAAAAATCCGTTCGCTAGAGGATGTACATCGCATCCTTACTTTAGTGGATGACGGGATTGAAATTCATCTCTCTATCGAAACAAAAGAGGCGTGGCTGGCCCTCTCGAAACTATCCTTTGATCCGAGAATCAAGGCATTCTATTTGGGAATACTTGATCTATTTGCCGATCTAGGGTTTTCGCAAACACTTTTGCTCCCTGAAAATCCGACGGTCCAATATCTCCTCTCCCATTTTTTAATCACGACGCGCGCATGCGGTGTGAAAGCGGTCTCGTTTGTCTATCAGGATTATAAAAATAGTGAAGGGCTGCGTAACTGGCTGGAATTGGAAAAAATGATGGGATTTGATGCCAAAGGGTGTATCGCACCGGCTCAAGTAGAACTGATACATGAAGTCTTTGGGTATAGCGAACACGAGATTGCCCGTTGTCATGAGATCGTAATGTTATTTGAAGAACACGCTGCACGCGGTATTACCGGATTTACGGATGTGCAGTACGGATTTATCGATGAACCGATTTATAAGGGTGCGTTGGCAGTTTTGGCATCACGATAG
- a CDS encoding cytochrome c: MRGVFVLFLAFMISHADSFITKEEYASGLYHNPRGVGCHLCHGEAGEGKLIARYKEEGEVKVFAGKPINKLSFKEFDEKVNSRIVGMPRYYLTDSEIQILYYYLHREEFQRAAQKHPKTH, from the coding sequence GTGCGCGGGGTTTTTGTTCTGTTTTTAGCCTTCATGATATCGCATGCCGATTCGTTTATTACGAAAGAGGAATATGCGAGCGGGTTGTACCATAATCCCCGTGGAGTGGGATGTCATTTATGTCATGGCGAAGCGGGAGAAGGGAAACTGATCGCCCGCTATAAGGAGGAGGGAGAGGTGAAAGTTTTTGCGGGTAAACCGATCAATAAACTTTCATTCAAAGAGTTTGACGAAAAAGTTAACAGTCGGATTGTAGGGATGCCTCGCTACTATTTGACCGACAGCGAGATACAAATTCTCTATTATTATCTTCATCGTGAGGAATTTCAACGTGCTGCTCAAAAACATCCAAAAACTCACTGA